A region from the Lentimonas sp. CC4 genome encodes:
- the aldA gene encoding aldehyde dehydrogenase, translated as MIHYSNFINGQFVESPNADTISVVNPATGEALSTIPDSSAEVVESAINAAEAAQPAWAALPAIERAKHLRVLADKIREHSEPLARVIVEEQGKTLGLARVEVNFTADYLDYMAEWGRRIEGEVIQSDRPKENIYLHHKPIGVVAGILPWNFPFFLIARKLAPALVTGNTIVLKPSEETPNNAFEFCKILEQTDIPAGVVNLVSGYGATAGRVLTESPKVGLISFTGSVDTGSRIMAAAAKNITRVNLELGGKAPAIVTANADLDLAATAIQASRVINSGQVCNCAERVYVQRSVAEAFTAKLVEKMKAARFGNPLEDETVDYGPMINQAGFDKIVTLVESAVRDGAEVLCGGQRGADESGYYFEPTVVAGCSQQMDIVTKEIFGPVVPIVIFDEIEEAIAMANDTEYGLTSSVFSQDLNEALNLVDALNFGETYVNREHFEAMQGYHAGWRKSGIGGADGKHGLYEFMQTQVVYLQRS; from the coding sequence ATGATCCATTACTCTAACTTTATTAACGGTCAATTTGTCGAATCCCCCAACGCGGACACGATCTCTGTGGTGAACCCTGCCACTGGCGAAGCGCTCTCGACGATTCCTGACAGTTCGGCGGAAGTCGTTGAATCTGCTATTAATGCTGCAGAAGCTGCACAACCAGCATGGGCAGCACTGCCGGCTATCGAACGTGCGAAGCATCTACGTGTGCTGGCTGACAAAATTCGCGAGCATAGCGAACCGCTGGCTCGCGTGATTGTGGAGGAGCAGGGCAAGACGCTGGGGCTGGCGCGGGTGGAAGTGAACTTCACTGCAGATTATCTAGATTACATGGCCGAGTGGGGGCGCCGCATCGAAGGTGAGGTGATTCAGAGCGACCGTCCTAAAGAGAATATTTACCTACATCACAAGCCGATCGGTGTGGTCGCTGGCATCTTGCCATGGAATTTTCCGTTCTTCCTGATCGCGCGTAAGCTCGCGCCGGCTTTGGTCACTGGCAACACCATCGTCTTGAAGCCGAGTGAGGAGACGCCGAACAACGCATTTGAATTCTGCAAAATTCTGGAGCAAACGGATATTCCTGCTGGGGTGGTTAATCTGGTGTCGGGCTATGGTGCAACGGCTGGTCGTGTGCTGACGGAGAGTCCAAAGGTGGGACTGATTAGCTTTACGGGCAGTGTGGACACAGGTTCGCGTATCATGGCGGCAGCCGCGAAGAACATTACTCGGGTGAACCTTGAGTTGGGGGGAAAGGCTCCAGCAATTGTCACTGCGAATGCCGATCTCGATCTGGCAGCGACTGCGATCCAAGCGTCACGTGTGATTAATAGTGGCCAAGTTTGTAACTGTGCCGAGCGTGTCTATGTGCAGCGTAGCGTGGCCGAGGCATTTACCGCGAAGCTGGTTGAGAAGATGAAAGCGGCTCGTTTTGGTAATCCACTCGAAGATGAGACCGTCGATTATGGTCCGATGATTAACCAGGCCGGCTTTGATAAGATCGTCACTCTAGTAGAGAGTGCGGTTCGCGATGGCGCGGAGGTCCTTTGCGGCGGTCAACGCGGAGCGGATGAGAGTGGCTATTATTTTGAACCAACAGTGGTGGCTGGTTGCTCGCAGCAGATGGACATTGTGACGAAGGAAATCTTTGGTCCTGTGGTGCCAATTGTGATCTTTGACGAGATCGAAGAGGCGATTGCGATGGCGAATGATACGGAGTATGGACTTACATCTTCTGTCTTTTCGCAGGATTTGAATGAGGCGTTGAACCTCGTGGATGCGCTGAACTTTGGGGAAACCTATGTGAATCGTGAGCATTTCGAAGCGATGCAGGGCTACCATGCCGGTTGGCGTAAGTCTGGTATTGGTGGTGCGGACGGTAAACACGGTTTGTATGAGTTCATGCAGACGCAGGTCGTCTATTTGCAGCGCTCGTAA
- the fusA gene encoding elongation factor G produces the protein MTDLSKYRNIGIFAHVDAGKTTTTERILKLTGKIHKLGEVHDGAATTDFMEQEQERGITIQSAATTCFWDGYRFNIIDTPGHVDFTVEVYRSLKVLDGGVGVFCGSGGVEPQSETNWRYANDSKVARLIFVNKLDRIGADFYKVVDQVKNILGAKPLVMVLPIGEESELQGVVDLLTRKAWVWDNSGDPMAYELQDVPADMVDKVEEYRAALIETAVEQDDDAMEAYLEGNEPEMSVIKACIRKGTIALDFFPTFCGSAFKNKGVQNVLNAVIDYLPSPTEVPAQPEVDAEGVETGEFAIVDAEKPLRALAFKIMDDKYGALTFTRIYSGKLSKGTSVLNTFTGKTERIGRIIEMHADERTEVESAQAGDIVALLGMKSVQTGHTLCDPKFPATLEPMVFPEPVISIAVKPKDQGNSEKMGTAIGKMVAEDPTFIVETDEDSGETILKGMGELHLDIKVDILKRTYGVEAVVGKPQVAYRESITQTIEDSYTHKKQSGGSGQFAKILYKLEPLEPGEGFQFESKVVGGNVPREFWPAVEKGFKLSKEKGVLAGYPCLDFKVTLVDGAFHAVDSSAVAFETAAKAAYRQSLPKAGPQILEPVMKLDVFCTEDKMGDVIGDLNRRRGMIKTQEPAPNSGVRIKADAPLSEMFGYIGALRTMTSGRGQFSMEFSHYAACPKNVADEVIKEALEREEAKRK, from the coding sequence ATGACCGACCTATCAAAATACAGAAACATTGGTATCTTCGCACACGTTGACGCCGGAAAAACAACGACAACCGAGCGTATTTTGAAGCTCACTGGTAAAATCCACAAGTTGGGCGAAGTGCACGATGGTGCGGCTACGACTGACTTCATGGAACAAGAGCAAGAGCGTGGCATCACGATTCAGTCCGCTGCGACAACTTGTTTCTGGGACGGTTACCGCTTCAACATCATCGATACTCCGGGTCACGTTGACTTCACCGTTGAAGTTTACCGCTCACTTAAGGTGCTTGATGGTGGTGTGGGTGTATTCTGTGGTTCTGGTGGTGTTGAGCCTCAGTCCGAGACAAACTGGCGCTACGCCAATGACTCGAAGGTCGCTCGTTTGATCTTCGTCAACAAGCTCGACCGTATCGGCGCTGATTTCTACAAGGTCGTAGACCAAGTGAAAAACATCCTCGGTGCTAAGCCACTCGTTATGGTGCTGCCAATTGGTGAAGAGAGCGAACTTCAAGGTGTCGTCGATCTTCTGACACGTAAGGCATGGGTATGGGACAACTCCGGTGACCCAATGGCATACGAACTTCAAGACGTGCCTGCTGACATGGTGGACAAAGTCGAAGAATACCGCGCTGCGCTGATCGAAACTGCTGTTGAGCAAGACGACGACGCAATGGAAGCTTACCTCGAAGGTAACGAGCCAGAGATGTCTGTCATCAAGGCATGCATCCGCAAGGGCACCATCGCACTCGACTTCTTCCCAACTTTCTGTGGTTCCGCGTTCAAGAACAAGGGTGTGCAAAACGTCCTCAACGCTGTCATCGACTACCTTCCAAGCCCAACTGAAGTGCCTGCACAACCAGAAGTGGATGCAGAAGGTGTTGAAACTGGTGAATTCGCAATCGTTGATGCTGAAAAGCCACTCCGTGCACTTGCATTCAAGATCATGGATGACAAATACGGCGCGTTGACTTTCACACGTATCTACTCCGGCAAGCTCAGCAAGGGCACAAGCGTTCTTAACACCTTCACAGGTAAGACAGAGCGTATCGGTCGTATCATCGAAATGCACGCTGACGAACGCACTGAAGTCGAGTCCGCTCAAGCGGGTGACATCGTCGCGCTCCTCGGCATGAAGTCTGTGCAAACAGGTCACACACTCTGTGACCCTAAGTTCCCAGCAACACTCGAGCCGATGGTATTCCCTGAGCCCGTGATCTCCATCGCTGTGAAGCCAAAGGATCAAGGCAACTCTGAGAAGATGGGCACCGCGATCGGTAAGATGGTTGCAGAAGATCCGACTTTCATCGTTGAAACAGACGAAGACTCCGGCGAAACCATCCTTAAGGGAATGGGCGAGCTTCACCTCGACATTAAGGTCGACATCCTGAAGCGCACATACGGCGTTGAAGCTGTTGTTGGTAAGCCACAAGTTGCATACCGCGAAAGCATCACTCAAACAATCGAAGACTCCTACACTCACAAGAAGCAATCTGGTGGTTCTGGTCAGTTCGCGAAGATCCTCTACAAGCTTGAGCCACTCGAGCCAGGTGAAGGCTTCCAGTTCGAATCCAAGGTTGTTGGTGGTAACGTTCCTCGTGAATTCTGGCCAGCAGTTGAAAAGGGCTTCAAGCTCTCGAAGGAAAAAGGTGTCCTTGCGGGCTACCCTTGCTTGGACTTCAAGGTCACACTGGTTGACGGTGCGTTCCACGCAGTTGACTCCTCTGCAGTTGCTTTCGAAACTGCTGCTAAAGCAGCGTATCGTCAGTCCCTTCCAAAGGCAGGCCCTCAGATCCTTGAGCCAGTCATGAAACTCGACGTCTTCTGCACAGAGGACAAGATGGGTGACGTTATTGGTGACTTGAATCGCCGCCGCGGAATGATCAAGACACAGGAGCCAGCTCCTAACTCTGGCGTTCGCATCAAGGCAGACGCTCCTTTGAGTGAAATGTTCGGTTACATCGGTGCACTTCGCACAATGACATCGGGTCGTGGTCAGTTCTCCATGGAGTTCTCACACTACGCAGCATGTCCTAAGAATGTTGCTGACGAAGTCATCAAGGAAGCGCTTGAGCGCGAAGAAGCAAAGCGTAAGTAA
- a CDS encoding MYG1 family protein, translating to MIKSILTHPGGAHKDDFMACAVLLTQAPVAIQRREPTEADLADANIAVLDVGGEHSPERSNFDHHQFPRDMVPTCALSLVLQHLGIYEDAKEFCSWLEVAEWFDCRGPNDTAEWLGMDRETIGKLNSPLDITILRRFASQTEHKPGEPIWEIMRMIGQDLVDYVTNLRTRLDFVAQHAEVWEFDGFKALFMPRTEPMPDEASAGLGGHVMALGLEEEILALVYPDSRGTGYGMRRFNDDQRMDFSPLKNEEDVHFAHARGFIAKTSSADVERLKVLVSTAYIGEA from the coding sequence TTGATAAAATCAATTTTAACACATCCGGGCGGCGCCCATAAAGACGACTTCATGGCCTGCGCCGTGCTCCTGACGCAGGCGCCCGTTGCCATCCAACGCCGCGAACCGACTGAGGCGGACCTAGCCGATGCCAACATCGCCGTGCTCGACGTCGGCGGCGAACACTCCCCTGAGCGTAGCAATTTCGATCACCACCAATTTCCGCGCGACATGGTGCCAACCTGCGCCCTCTCCCTCGTGCTGCAACACCTCGGCATCTATGAAGATGCAAAAGAATTCTGCTCATGGCTCGAAGTCGCCGAATGGTTCGACTGCCGCGGCCCTAACGACACAGCCGAATGGCTCGGCATGGATCGCGAGACGATCGGCAAACTTAACTCACCGCTCGACATTACGATCCTGCGTCGCTTCGCCTCACAGACTGAGCACAAGCCTGGCGAGCCGATCTGGGAAATCATGCGCATGATTGGCCAAGACCTCGTCGACTATGTGACTAACCTTCGCACCCGCCTCGACTTCGTCGCACAACACGCGGAAGTCTGGGAGTTTGATGGATTCAAAGCCCTCTTCATGCCGCGCACCGAGCCAATGCCTGACGAAGCCTCCGCCGGACTCGGCGGCCACGTAATGGCACTCGGGCTCGAAGAAGAAATCCTCGCCCTCGTCTATCCCGACAGCCGCGGCACAGGCTATGGCATGCGCCGCTTCAACGACGACCAGCGCATGGACTTCAGCCCACTCAAAAACGAAGAAGACGTGCACTTTGCCCACGCCCGCGGCTTTATTGCCAAGACATCCAGCGCTGATGTCGAACGCCTGAAAGTGCTAGTCAGCACAGCCTACATTGGCGAAGCTTAG
- a CDS encoding DNA/RNA non-specific endonuclease, giving the protein MAIKRKVKRRVRQLGMIGRLWRNCKLLVLLSLVAAVAYGFWYSKQDAATQRRSQEQIIVGLDFLIELKATNGDVDEILNWVVQQIPASLGNVIAVGDVEGADRYTFAGVPVSARPVKLLKNKGYIVGYDEALRNPAWVAYRLERGEGAATSERPETFEADRRTRARVDHYDYSNSGYDRGHMAPNYAIDLVFGERAQKETFLMSNIVPQKPELNQRPWKDLEQTVANRYVRDYEEIWVITGPIYREPVSRLRSGVAVPSAFFKVIVDVVEPAGVRALAVILEQNVADSSKMSQHLVTIDEVEAATGLDLLSMLDDESEAALEADLPKRLW; this is encoded by the coding sequence ATGGCAATTAAGCGAAAGGTGAAGCGGCGTGTGCGTCAGCTCGGTATGATCGGGCGACTGTGGCGCAATTGTAAACTGTTGGTGTTGCTCAGTCTAGTTGCGGCAGTGGCCTATGGATTCTGGTATTCGAAGCAGGATGCGGCGACACAACGTCGCTCGCAGGAGCAGATCATCGTTGGGCTGGATTTTTTGATCGAGCTCAAGGCGACCAATGGTGATGTCGATGAGATATTGAACTGGGTGGTTCAGCAGATTCCCGCTTCATTGGGTAATGTGATCGCAGTGGGCGATGTCGAAGGTGCCGATCGCTACACCTTTGCGGGAGTGCCTGTGAGTGCGCGCCCTGTGAAACTCTTGAAAAATAAAGGGTATATCGTCGGCTATGATGAGGCGCTACGTAATCCCGCCTGGGTCGCCTATCGCCTAGAGCGAGGTGAGGGGGCCGCGACTTCCGAGCGCCCAGAAACCTTTGAGGCGGATCGTCGCACACGGGCACGGGTCGATCATTATGACTATAGTAATTCCGGCTATGACCGTGGGCACATGGCGCCGAACTATGCGATTGATCTAGTATTTGGTGAACGCGCGCAGAAGGAGACCTTCTTGATGAGTAATATCGTGCCGCAGAAGCCCGAGCTCAACCAGAGGCCGTGGAAAGATTTGGAGCAGACAGTCGCGAATCGCTACGTGCGTGATTATGAGGAGATTTGGGTGATCACCGGCCCGATCTATCGCGAGCCAGTTTCTCGATTACGCAGTGGCGTCGCTGTCCCGAGTGCATTTTTTAAGGTGATCGTCGATGTGGTGGAGCCGGCAGGCGTGCGTGCACTTGCCGTGATTCTAGAGCAAAACGTGGCGGATTCGAGTAAGATGAGTCAGCATCTCGTGACCATTGATGAAGTGGAAGCGGCGACGGGCTTGGATTTACTGTCGATGCTGGACGACGAATCCGAGGCCGCGTTGGAAGCGGATTTGCCGAAGCGTTTGTGGTAG
- a CDS encoding PfkB family carbohydrate kinase, giving the protein MIRNTESDVLCVGFACIDINFSTLHHPAPREKVRAHNMNACGGGPASNAAITIARLGGKARFYGYIGNDGFGRSHIRELQANGVLVDMMRFGNAPTAIAAITIKPDGARSIICYRDPGAFSHEGSISLKKHPAKVLLVDGHQPSLSLRLVEEARELGIPSILDAGSINEGTRQLYDKVDYLVASSKFAYQQTGIGDTAAALESMRDFAPFTAVTKGPEGIYWQTQDSEKISHMKAFRVDAIDTTGAGDAFHGAFALGIAQEMPIIDNIRRASACGALTCLKMGARNALPTKREVQSLLYKSTTPQVVVQSRSA; this is encoded by the coding sequence ATGATTCGTAACACAGAAAGCGACGTGCTTTGCGTAGGATTCGCCTGCATCGATATTAATTTCAGCACGCTCCATCACCCTGCACCAAGGGAAAAAGTAAGAGCGCACAACATGAATGCCTGTGGCGGAGGCCCTGCCTCAAACGCAGCGATTACCATCGCTCGTCTCGGAGGAAAAGCACGTTTCTATGGCTACATCGGCAATGACGGATTCGGACGTTCTCACATACGCGAACTACAAGCCAATGGTGTATTAGTTGATATGATGCGCTTCGGCAATGCACCGACCGCCATTGCAGCCATCACGATCAAACCCGATGGTGCCCGCTCGATTATTTGCTATCGCGATCCAGGCGCCTTTTCGCACGAAGGTTCAATCTCCCTAAAAAAACACCCAGCAAAAGTGCTACTTGTGGACGGACACCAGCCGTCCCTCTCACTGCGACTCGTCGAAGAGGCACGCGAATTAGGCATCCCATCCATATTAGATGCTGGCTCCATCAACGAGGGCACGCGGCAACTCTATGACAAAGTCGACTATCTAGTCGCGTCCTCAAAATTTGCATACCAGCAGACAGGTATCGGCGACACTGCCGCGGCACTCGAATCAATGCGTGACTTTGCCCCCTTCACCGCAGTGACCAAAGGCCCCGAAGGCATCTATTGGCAAACACAAGACTCAGAAAAAATCTCTCACATGAAAGCGTTCAGGGTCGACGCAATCGATACCACTGGAGCCGGTGACGCATTTCACGGGGCTTTCGCACTCGGAATCGCCCAAGAAATGCCGATCATTGATAATATTCGACGCGCATCCGCCTGCGGCGCGCTGACCTGCCTAAAAATGGGTGCCAGGAATGCCTTGCCCACCAAACGTGAAGTGCAGTCTCTTTTATATAAATCGACCACTCCCCAAGTGGTCGTGCAATCGCGATCAGCATAA
- a CDS encoding RNA-binding protein, which translates to MDAKMYVGNLSYDVTQEELQALFEAHGAVSDVFIVKDRESGRPRGFAFVTMQEKSAMDAAIEALNGAEFMGRNLAINEARPREERPRGGNGGGYGGGGRGGNGGGGYGGGGRGGNGGGGYGGGGGGRGRGNDRGGDRGGRGGW; encoded by the coding sequence ATGGATGCAAAAATGTATGTAGGCAACTTGTCCTACGATGTAACCCAAGAAGAACTCCAAGCGCTTTTCGAAGCACATGGTGCAGTTAGCGATGTATTCATCGTCAAGGATCGTGAATCTGGCCGCCCTCGTGGCTTCGCTTTTGTTACAATGCAAGAGAAGTCTGCAATGGACGCAGCAATCGAAGCGCTTAACGGTGCTGAATTCATGGGCCGCAATCTTGCGATCAATGAAGCACGTCCTCGCGAAGAACGCCCACGTGGCGGCAACGGCGGCGGTTACGGCGGCGGTGGTCGCGGCGGTAATGGCGGCGGCGGTTACGGCGGCGGTGGTCGCGGCGGTAACGGTGGCGGCGGATACGGCGGAGGCGGCGGTGGTCGCGGACGCGGTAACGACCGTGGCGGTGATCGCGGTGGACGCGGTGGCTGGTAG